The following are encoded together in the Thalassomonas haliotis genome:
- a CDS encoding contractile injection system tape measure protein gives MMNNHLIDKLSVEIHLPDAGNAYELQHHISTLVHDELMTVISEHCDQLCPENTHITLENLELDLGSLPADNFVQAFSEQFIRHFPELLTQKTEQVLTADHGVSAAASPLLKTQRQTQLQGQTDNQACKNHSQTSPTPDTMKLEKHEYAWQLITYFLTHATLPWYVDAREFTGITATLEFLIDQGKLDISAFKNLLKSPPVIDRLISQLNNETLTRLYAYLTEENGGEKINWPVLLLELQRTLKQIAAKSASSVRQKQSQPDTFSPADFSQQGLWQDTQHNIRQAWKTIWGQISNNSPRRDIFAAILKPISAGLNPDMIQSFKRHLFDNQQIKAIASAGYQDLLIALENITQPVKENMATASQSSQPLVIDPQLISNKPLTPIAKRNNPPAGALNHSNKPNSLENKESTGASNRKNNSQAKTFVDKKQQIRLPAQAGSATAAAEQKRIFRPENKAVEQPTIREKTHQHLGSSSPTSTSAEIPVINSPGSTQQTGEGLPETLFTQENNQEKSKKNRGMDTSQKLNANKKSPPSQTHKPGEHQAKRLIGAGETPQTKSQQEITHQTLDKAENLPIDKTCENKTEPPVREGIGNHLSKNKLAPCFVPEVASQGLPVENAGLVIFWPYLHIYFKDLGLYEGKDFKDLQSREKAVHLLQYLATGEVNTEEHALVLNKLLCRWDFNQPLNRFVELSQREQEESEKLIQAVINHWNTLGKTSISSFRNTFLMRKGLLSHQDNGWLLRVEKGPYDILLDSIPWGLSMIKLSWADELLHVEW, from the coding sequence ATGATGAACAACCATTTGATCGACAAGCTCAGTGTTGAAATTCATCTACCGGATGCCGGTAATGCCTATGAACTTCAACACCACATCAGTACCTTGGTACATGATGAATTAATGACAGTGATCAGTGAGCATTGCGATCAGCTGTGCCCGGAAAATACCCATATCACCCTGGAAAACCTGGAGCTTGATTTGGGCTCACTACCGGCAGATAACTTTGTGCAGGCCTTTAGCGAACAATTTATCCGCCACTTTCCCGAGCTGTTAACCCAAAAAACAGAACAAGTTTTAACAGCTGACCACGGAGTCTCAGCAGCTGCTTCCCCTTTACTTAAAACTCAGCGGCAAACTCAACTTCAAGGGCAAACGGACAACCAAGCTTGCAAAAACCACAGCCAAACATCACCCACTCCCGACACCATGAAGTTGGAAAAGCATGAATATGCCTGGCAATTGATCACGTATTTCTTAACCCATGCCACCTTGCCCTGGTATGTTGATGCCAGGGAGTTTACCGGCATCACGGCTACACTGGAGTTTTTAATCGATCAAGGCAAGCTGGATATTTCGGCTTTTAAAAATCTGCTGAAAAGCCCCCCAGTTATCGACAGGCTGATAAGCCAACTCAACAACGAAACATTAACCCGACTTTATGCCTACCTTACCGAGGAAAATGGCGGAGAAAAAATAAACTGGCCGGTGTTATTGCTCGAATTACAACGCACCTTAAAGCAAATAGCGGCAAAAAGTGCTTCATCCGTCAGGCAGAAGCAGAGCCAACCCGATACATTTTCACCGGCAGATTTCTCACAACAAGGCTTATGGCAGGATACTCAGCACAATATCCGTCAGGCATGGAAAACCATCTGGGGCCAAATTTCAAACAATAGCCCCAGGCGAGATATTTTTGCTGCAATACTCAAACCAATATCGGCTGGATTAAACCCGGATATGATTCAAAGCTTTAAACGCCACTTGTTCGACAATCAGCAAATTAAAGCCATCGCAAGTGCTGGCTATCAGGACTTATTAATCGCCCTGGAAAATATTACTCAGCCGGTTAAGGAAAACATGGCAACAGCAAGCCAAAGCAGTCAGCCCCTTGTCATTGACCCACAACTAATAAGTAATAAACCGTTAACTCCCATTGCAAAAAGAAACAATCCGCCTGCCGGCGCGTTAAATCATTCAAATAAACCCAATAGTCTGGAAAACAAAGAAAGCACAGGTGCCAGCAATAGGAAAAATAACAGCCAGGCTAAAACTTTTGTTGATAAAAAACAGCAGATTCGCCTCCCGGCACAAGCAGGTTCGGCAACAGCTGCTGCAGAGCAAAAAAGGATTTTTCGCCCTGAAAACAAGGCGGTGGAACAACCTACTATTAGAGAAAAAACTCACCAGCACTTAGGCAGTTCATCACCCACTTCAACTAGCGCTGAAATCCCGGTTATAAACTCCCCTGGTAGTACACAACAAACAGGCGAAGGTTTACCGGAAACATTATTCACTCAGGAGAATAACCAAGAAAAGAGTAAAAAAAATCGGGGTATGGACACTAGCCAGAAACTTAACGCAAATAAAAAATCACCTCCAAGCCAAACTCATAAGCCAGGGGAACACCAAGCCAAGCGCCTGATCGGCGCTGGTGAGACCCCACAGACAAAGAGTCAACAAGAAATCACTCACCAGACTTTAGATAAAGCTGAAAACCTGCCAATCGACAAAACCTGTGAAAACAAAACAGAACCGCCGGTAAGGGAAGGCATCGGCAATCACCTGTCAAAAAACAAACTTGCCCCCTGCTTTGTTCCCGAGGTAGCCAGCCAGGGGCTGCCGGTGGAAAATGCCGGCCTGGTTATCTTCTGGCCCTATCTGCACATCTATTTTAAGGATCTCGGATTATATGAGGGTAAAGACTTTAAAGATCTCCAGTCCCGGGAAAAAGCCGTGCATTTACTGCAATACCTGGCAACCGGTGAAGTAAACACCGAAGAGCATGCCCTGGTGCTCAATAAACTGTTATGCCGCTGGGACTTTAACCAGCCCCTTAACCGCTTTGTCGAGCTAAGCCAAAGGGAGCAGGAAGAATCGGAAAAACTGATACAGGCGGTGATCAATCACTGGAACACGCTAGGTAAAACCTCAATCAGCAGTTTCCGAAATACTTTTCTGATGCGAAAAGGCCTGTTAAGCCACCAGGATAACGGCTGGCTGCTCAGGGTAGAAAAAGGCCCTTATGACATACTGCTCGACAGTATTCCCTGGGGCTTGTCCATGATCAAACTCTCCTGGGCCGACGAACTATTACACGTGGAATGGTGA
- a CDS encoding ATP-binding protein yields MSNQFIAATAEVLNKELNWFYQLLDTRIKLHFGHDCDYQDIFDIAPPELAGDSQLHYNGFITHYHINFEERVVLILALVSQIRPQMLDVFFTRNASLDKEFTEFGGATNTQGKVFLPTAETALFLLAGTDLEKRFLYSYLFDADHFFNKHDFITLEHHKPQESYLSGVLTLSREVLDLITRGHIRKPAFSAEFPAKLIETQLEWDDLVLDPYTQDQVYEIKTWIDYGTQLLSEYDLGRKIKPGYRSLFFGPSGTGKTLTASLLGKVTGRDVYRIDLTLVISKYIGETEKNLEKVFKQAEHKDWILFFDEADALFGKRTSVNDAHDKFANQEVSYLLQRLEDYAGVVILASNLKNNLDEAFTRRFQSIIHFPIPKQSERLKLWSCAFASKFELDHDVDLHALANDYEMTGGSIINVVRYACLMTLAQQQQSIPFSLIKEGIRKEFHKEGKTF; encoded by the coding sequence ATGAGCAATCAATTTATCGCAGCAACCGCCGAAGTATTAAACAAGGAACTGAACTGGTTTTATCAGCTCCTCGATACCCGGATAAAATTACATTTTGGCCACGACTGCGACTACCAGGATATTTTCGATATCGCCCCGCCTGAGCTGGCAGGCGATTCCCAGCTGCACTACAACGGCTTCATTACTCATTACCATATCAACTTTGAAGAGCGCGTAGTGTTGATACTGGCGCTGGTCAGCCAAATCCGCCCGCAAATGCTCGACGTATTTTTCACCCGCAACGCCAGCCTGGATAAAGAGTTCACCGAATTTGGCGGTGCCACCAACACCCAAGGTAAAGTCTTCCTGCCAACGGCAGAAACTGCCTTATTTTTATTGGCGGGCACAGATCTGGAAAAACGCTTTTTATATTCTTATTTATTCGACGCCGATCATTTCTTTAATAAACATGATTTTATTACCCTGGAGCATCACAAACCCCAAGAATCCTATTTATCCGGGGTATTAACCCTGTCGCGGGAAGTGCTCGACCTCATTACCCGCGGCCATATCCGCAAGCCCGCCTTTAGCGCCGAATTTCCCGCCAAACTGATAGAGACTCAGCTGGAATGGGATGATCTGGTACTCGATCCCTATACCCAAGATCAGGTTTATGAAATCAAAACCTGGATAGATTACGGCACTCAGCTGCTCAGTGAATATGACCTTGGCAGGAAAATAAAACCCGGTTACCGCAGCCTGTTTTTTGGCCCGTCCGGTACAGGTAAAACCCTGACCGCTTCCCTGCTCGGCAAAGTTACCGGCCGGGATGTTTACCGCATTGACCTGACGCTGGTGATCAGCAAATACATAGGGGAAACAGAAAAGAACCTGGAAAAAGTCTTTAAACAGGCGGAGCACAAAGACTGGATTTTATTTTTCGACGAAGCCGATGCCCTTTTTGGCAAGCGCACCAGTGTCAACGACGCCCACGACAAATTTGCCAACCAGGAAGTCTCCTACCTGCTGCAACGCCTGGAAGATTATGCCGGGGTAGTGATCCTGGCATCGAATTTAAAGAATAACCTCGACGAGGCCTTTACCCGGCGCTTTCAGTCCATTATCCATTTCCCCATTCCCAAGCAGTCGGAAAGGCTGAAACTCTGGTCCTGTGCCTTTGCCAGCAAGTTTGAACTCGACCATGATGTCGATCTGCACGCGTTAGCCAATGATTATGAAATGACCGGCGGATCTATTATCAATGTAGTGCGCTATGCTTGTTTAATGACCCTGGCGCAGCAACAGCAAAGCATACCTTTTTCGCTGATCAAAGAAGGCATACGCAAAGAATTCCATAAAGAAGGTAAAACTTTTTAG
- a CDS encoding DUF4157 domain-containing protein: protein MTTFSQHRRRTRRVNRSKPRKGDVMQYGEHSEANEGCTLLSGIISQSSQNTATKALCQQIQHKLTLGKPNDAFEQEADHVADQVVNSPASAEQTSATGSRLQKKEEKEEQAQAKPLTEARLQKQEEEEEAQAKPLAEARLQRQEEEEEAQAKPLTEARLQKQEEEEEAQAKPLTEARLQRQEEEEEAAQAKPLTEARLQKQEEEEEAQAKPLAEARLQRQEEEEAAQAKPLTEARLQKQEEEEEAQAKAMPAAKLKKQKKKRQHKLEEEKEQQEVQAKTNNSKTGSPAQTSGADSTVNSTISSTTARRIGERQGSGQAMDTNTKHFMEANFHKDFSNVRIHNDNEANQLSQQLHAQAFTLKQDIYFNAGKYNPDSRSGKHLLAHELTHVVQQNAALADKSPRGAIAADNGHKGKRENNKGEHN, encoded by the coding sequence ATGACCACGTTTTCACAGCACAGGCGGCGTACCCGAAGAGTCAATAGAAGCAAACCCCGTAAAGGCGATGTGATGCAATATGGGGAACATAGCGAGGCTAATGAGGGCTGCACCTTGCTATCCGGTATTATCAGCCAAAGTTCGCAAAATACAGCCACCAAAGCCTTATGCCAGCAGATACAGCATAAATTAACCCTTGGTAAGCCCAACGATGCCTTTGAACAGGAAGCAGATCATGTTGCCGATCAGGTGGTGAATTCACCGGCATCCGCTGAACAAACTTCAGCAACAGGCTCCCGGCTACAAAAAAAAGAAGAAAAAGAGGAACAAGCACAGGCCAAACCGTTAACTGAAGCCAGGCTGCAAAAGCAGGAAGAAGAGGAGGAAGCTCAAGCCAAACCTTTAGCTGAAGCCAGGCTGCAAAGACAGGAAGAAGAGGAAGAAGCTCAGGCCAAACCATTAACGGAAGCCAGGCTGCAAAAGCAGGAAGAAGAGGAAGAAGCTCAGGCCAAACCGTTAACGGAAGCCAGGCTGCAAAGACAGGAAGAAGAAGAGGAAGCAGCACAGGCCAAACCTTTAACAGAAGCCAGGCTGCAAAAGCAGGAAGAAGAGGAGGAAGCTCAGGCCAAACCATTAGCTGAAGCCAGGCTGCAAAGACAGGAAGAAGAGGAAGCAGCTCAGGCCAAACCGTTAACGGAAGCCAGGCTGCAAAAGCAGGAAGAAGAGGAAGAAGCTCAGGCCAAAGCTATGCCCGCTGCCAAACTGAAAAAACAAAAGAAAAAGCGCCAGCACAAACTTGAGGAAGAAAAAGAACAGCAAGAAGTTCAGGCTAAAACAAACAACAGCAAAACCGGCTCCCCTGCCCAGACCTCAGGTGCAGACTCGACTGTAAACTCTACTATAAGCTCGACAACGGCCCGGCGCATAGGCGAACGCCAGGGTTCGGGTCAGGCCATGGATACCAATACCAAACATTTTATGGAAGCGAATTTTCATAAAGACTTCAGCAATGTCCGCATCCATAACGACAACGAAGCCAATCAATTAAGCCAGCAACTACACGCCCAGGCATTTACCTTAAAGCAAGATATTTATTTCAACGCAGGCAAATACAACCCGGACTCAAGAAGCGGCAAACACTTACTGGCCCACGAACTCACCCATGTAGTACAGCAAAATGCCGCCCTCGCAGACAAAAGCCCCCGGGGCGCTATCGCTGCTGATAACGGGCATAAAGGCAAAAGAGAAAATAACAAAGGAGAACACAACTAA
- a CDS encoding eCIS core domain-containing protein: MANKTIAQCSTTQASRRPTSKPGTQRSQLQAKAQNSNENLTALIANSSHGSPAAITANSQSANKHAGQQASSLSQIIRANNIQTKLTIGAANSSYEQEADSVADKVVALNSFSPGAGAQTTTADNKKSAAAGTGHNGKGGVQAHIQSKDNSQAPAKVQRSFMDLAPGPEQEAEQEGEQEAQSPTFAGESQVLTKLIQASQESATADTTASPAFESSLQSSKGGGTPLPENTRSEMETGIGADFSAVKIHTNNNAAQMNRQINAKAFTHGSDIYFNQGQYNPESSSGKHLLAHELTHTVQQGASSKTQASSQSADISRVSRQSASQGTSQSTTQPKIQRGWLGSALGAISDAASSAVNWAADQINSALNWAKEKFAGFVQSIPGYKLLSVILGQDPVTGKTVARNGRNFIEAGLNIIPFGSKYQQKLEATGAMEEAATWLDQKIAKLDISLTSILNDISNFWSSRSLSDLTNVSGVLSQAANIIRRPIASVISFATSIAAKLLEIVKKYLLGSLVGFIKDHTRGYPLLTVILGKDPITDEAVERSGMNLIRGFMLLSASGEEQLRQMQETGSLQKAADWIDGAVARLDLSWQSIKNMFSKAWDLVSITSLMDPIGAFTQLAQIFLAPAGRILSFVVEVGIKILALIKDALIARLIKFARKIPGYPLLTVILGKDPFSGNPVPRTAENIIHGFLSLLPGGEEKFQTMKESGAIDRATSWIEGAIAELGFTWKYIKGLFMQAWNGFSLSDLAAPLEAFGRIMNLFIDPLKRLFSFIIKVLKKIIEIILSIMGFPTDLVVNIVNRAMQAFADIKRDPIGFILNLLKAIKKGFSLFFDNILKHLFNGLTSWLFQQVKDAGITPPKDLSLGSIFGFVLDVLGITAEKIWQKLADKIGQEKVNRIRGMIDKLTGIWTFVKDVMTRGPIAIWEYIVEKISGLWNMVLEGVQNWIMTRIITQVTAKLLSMLDPTGIMAVINSTIALYKAIQSFIAYIKQMLQIVNSFVMGVAEIAKGNILSAAKFLEGALAKAVPIAIGFLANQVGLGGLGKRIGEMIKKVQGKVDQALTWLVDKAVSAGSALLKMGKGAISAVKNWWQTRKEFTDHAGKKHALYYPSAQGELTVASTPTPVNQFLNNLVIADTDPKKTEKQGHKSKALAIMKIINDQRAIIQKNGGKDAAAEAKVAQQLALLPPQLTPLMVGDSGGRIPSPLTLEALKEKPVKMPRTPDEETIDVNAATQIVTLAAEAATDSLALSKQFKAIKTRFALSKVSFHTQGKISKVKLEASKNKDIQVNLPVKDKTPGISLKSNVINVPGAAAGDTVSTGMTADPVGPDKIGKGSEPLGSALKVVMGKLITAPEQKNPSKYIKGHLLNHNIGGPGTGQNMYPITAEANKNHNTSIEEKVKGWVEKQSYWIYYQVNVAGISENIVHANQKHPDNYINSKFVCKAYIRNTDGQEHNTATSTIDSIYVKGDASASANEPAYQLDGGIKSAMDTLTTDERKSSNLSSKFKISGIGPEAIKILLKAYGDYAKGDLVNELTSGQKSTLTTVNGKAGDIKTAIAAIVAGRAPPPAAPPTAPAAPAPAATAPADTSAPATATAD; encoded by the coding sequence ATGGCCAATAAAACAATTGCACAATGCAGTACCACCCAGGCTTCACGTCGCCCGACGTCTAAGCCCGGTACTCAGCGCTCGCAATTACAGGCCAAGGCACAAAACTCCAACGAAAATCTCACCGCTTTGATCGCAAATAGCAGTCACGGCAGCCCAGCGGCCATAACCGCAAACTCTCAGAGTGCAAACAAGCATGCAGGGCAACAAGCTTCTTCATTAAGCCAGATTATTCGTGCAAACAATATCCAGACGAAGTTAACTATCGGCGCAGCCAATTCAAGTTATGAACAAGAAGCCGACAGTGTTGCCGACAAGGTCGTCGCCCTTAACAGCTTTTCACCGGGTGCCGGGGCACAGACCACAACTGCTGACAACAAAAAATCAGCAGCCGCTGGCACCGGCCATAACGGCAAAGGGGGCGTTCAAGCGCACATTCAATCCAAGGACAACAGCCAAGCGCCTGCAAAAGTGCAACGAAGTTTTATGGACTTGGCACCCGGTCCCGAACAAGAAGCTGAGCAGGAAGGTGAGCAAGAAGCTCAATCCCCCACTTTTGCAGGCGAAAGCCAGGTGCTCACTAAGCTGATCCAGGCAAGCCAGGAGTCGGCAACTGCCGACACAACCGCCAGCCCGGCCTTTGAATCCTCGTTGCAAAGCTCCAAAGGCGGCGGCACTCCCCTGCCGGAAAACACCCGCTCAGAAATGGAAACCGGCATAGGCGCAGATTTCAGCGCCGTTAAGATACATACCAATAATAATGCCGCGCAAATGAACCGGCAGATCAACGCCAAAGCTTTTACCCACGGCAGCGATATCTATTTTAATCAGGGACAATACAATCCCGAATCAAGCTCAGGCAAACACCTGCTGGCCCATGAGCTAACCCATACGGTACAGCAAGGGGCCTCCTCTAAAACTCAGGCCTCCTCCCAAAGCGCTGATATCAGCCGGGTCAGCAGGCAAAGTGCTTCGCAGGGCACTTCCCAAAGTACAACACAACCAAAAATACAAAGAGGCTGGTTAGGCAGCGCCCTGGGGGCAATATCCGACGCCGCCAGCTCTGCGGTAAACTGGGCCGCCGATCAAATAAATTCAGCGCTGAACTGGGCCAAAGAAAAGTTTGCCGGTTTTGTCCAGTCCATTCCCGGCTATAAATTATTATCCGTTATCCTCGGCCAAGACCCGGTGACCGGTAAAACGGTGGCCCGTAACGGCAGAAACTTTATTGAAGCCGGATTAAACATCATCCCGTTCGGCAGCAAGTACCAGCAAAAACTCGAAGCCACCGGCGCCATGGAAGAAGCCGCCACCTGGCTGGATCAGAAAATCGCCAAACTGGACATCAGCCTGACCTCAATTCTTAACGACATCAGTAACTTTTGGTCTTCGAGATCTCTATCCGATTTAACCAATGTCTCAGGCGTACTCAGTCAGGCCGCCAATATTATCCGCAGGCCAATCGCCAGCGTCATCAGTTTTGCCACCAGTATCGCGGCTAAACTGCTTGAAATCGTGAAAAAATACCTGCTCGGCTCCCTGGTGGGCTTTATTAAAGATCATACCCGGGGTTATCCGCTGCTTACTGTGATCCTCGGCAAAGATCCGATCACCGACGAAGCGGTAGAGCGCAGCGGCATGAACCTGATTCGCGGCTTTATGCTGTTATCGGCCTCGGGCGAAGAACAATTGCGGCAAATGCAAGAAACCGGCTCTTTGCAAAAAGCCGCCGACTGGATTGACGGCGCTGTCGCCCGGCTTGATCTCAGCTGGCAAAGCATTAAAAACATGTTTAGCAAAGCCTGGGATCTGGTGAGCATCACCAGCTTAATGGACCCCATAGGCGCCTTTACCCAGCTGGCGCAGATATTTTTAGCCCCCGCCGGTCGCATACTCAGCTTTGTAGTGGAAGTCGGCATAAAAATATTAGCCCTGATCAAAGATGCCCTGATCGCCAGGTTAATTAAATTTGCCCGTAAAATTCCCGGTTACCCGCTGCTGACGGTGATTTTAGGCAAAGACCCCTTCTCAGGTAATCCGGTGCCGCGCACCGCAGAAAACATCATTCACGGCTTCTTAAGCCTGCTGCCCGGCGGCGAAGAAAAGTTCCAGACCATGAAAGAGTCCGGTGCCATCGACCGCGCCACCAGCTGGATAGAGGGCGCCATCGCCGAATTGGGCTTCACCTGGAAATATATCAAAGGCTTGTTTATGCAGGCCTGGAACGGCTTCAGCCTGTCTGACTTAGCCGCGCCGCTGGAAGCCTTTGGCCGCATCATGAATTTGTTTATCGACCCGCTCAAACGCCTGTTCAGCTTTATTATCAAGGTGCTGAAAAAGATCATCGAAATTATCCTGTCGATCATGGGTTTCCCCACTGATTTGGTGGTGAATATCGTCAACCGGGCGATGCAGGCCTTCGCCGACATTAAGCGCGACCCGATAGGTTTTATCTTAAACCTGCTAAAAGCCATCAAAAAAGGCTTCTCGCTGTTTTTCGATAATATCCTCAAACACCTGTTCAACGGCCTCACCAGCTGGTTATTTCAGCAGGTCAAAGATGCCGGCATCACACCGCCAAAAGACCTCAGCCTGGGTTCAATCTTCGGTTTTGTACTCGATGTACTCGGCATTACCGCAGAAAAAATCTGGCAGAAACTGGCCGATAAGATCGGCCAGGAAAAAGTCAACCGTATCCGCGGCATGATAGACAAACTCACCGGGATCTGGACCTTTGTTAAAGACGTGATGACCCGGGGGCCAATCGCCATCTGGGAATATATCGTCGAAAAAATCAGCGGCCTGTGGAACATGGTGCTTGAAGGCGTACAAAACTGGATCATGACCAGGATCATCACCCAAGTCACGGCAAAACTGCTGAGCATGCTTGACCCCACCGGCATTATGGCAGTGATCAACTCCACTATCGCCCTGTATAAAGCGATACAGTCTTTTATCGCCTACATCAAACAGATGCTGCAAATCGTCAACTCCTTTGTTATGGGGGTGGCAGAAATCGCCAAAGGGAATATTCTCAGTGCCGCGAAATTCCTTGAAGGCGCCTTAGCCAAAGCCGTGCCTATTGCCATAGGTTTCCTCGCCAACCAGGTCGGCCTGGGCGGTTTAGGCAAGCGCATTGGCGAAATGATCAAAAAGGTTCAGGGCAAAGTAGACCAGGCCCTGACCTGGCTGGTAGATAAAGCGGTGTCGGCGGGCAGCGCCTTATTGAAAATGGGCAAAGGAGCTATCAGCGCCGTGAAAAACTGGTGGCAAACACGCAAAGAGTTCACCGATCACGCAGGTAAAAAACACGCCCTGTATTATCCCAGCGCCCAGGGAGAGCTGACGGTAGCCAGTACGCCAACCCCGGTTAACCAGTTCCTGAATAATCTGGTGATTGCCGATACCGACCCGAAAAAAACCGAAAAGCAAGGTCATAAAAGCAAAGCACTGGCGATAATGAAGATAATCAACGACCAGCGCGCCATTATCCAGAAAAATGGCGGTAAAGACGCAGCCGCAGAAGCCAAGGTAGCACAGCAGTTAGCCCTGCTGCCGCCCCAGTTAACGCCGTTGATGGTGGGAGACAGCGGCGGACGCATCCCCTCGCCCCTGACCCTGGAAGCGTTAAAAGAAAAACCGGTGAAAATGCCAAGAACACCGGATGAAGAGACCATAGACGTTAACGCCGCCACGCAAATAGTCACCCTGGCGGCAGAGGCGGCAACCGACTCACTGGCATTAAGCAAGCAGTTTAAGGCCATTAAAACCCGCTTCGCCTTAAGCAAAGTCAGTTTCCATACCCAAGGTAAAATCAGCAAAGTTAAGCTGGAAGCCTCAAAAAATAAGGATATTCAGGTGAACCTGCCGGTAAAAGACAAAACCCCCGGCATCTCGCTTAAAAGTAATGTCATCAATGTGCCGGGCGCTGCCGCAGGCGATACCGTATCGACCGGCATGACCGCAGATCCGGTAGGGCCGGATAAAATAGGCAAAGGCAGTGAACCCCTTGGCAGTGCGTTAAAAGTGGTGATGGGAAAACTTATCACCGCGCCGGAGCAGAAAAATCCGTCAAAATATATCAAAGGCCATTTATTAAACCACAACATCGGCGGCCCGGGCACCGGACAAAACATGTATCCGATCACCGCAGAGGCCAACAAAAATCACAATACCTCCATCGAAGAGAAGGTAAAAGGCTGGGTGGAAAAACAAAGTTATTGGATTTATTACCAGGTAAATGTCGCCGGTATCAGTGAGAATATTGTCCATGCCAATCAAAAACACCCGGATAACTACATCAATTCCAAGTTTGTTTGTAAGGCGTATATCCGCAATACCGACGGACAGGAGCATAATACAGCGACCTCAACCATAGATTCCATTTACGTTAAGGGCGATGCCTCAGCCAGTGCCAATGAACCGGCCTATCAGCTTGATGGCGGCATAAAATCAGCAATGGATACCTTAACCACGGATGAAAGAAAGTCGAGTAATTTAAGCAGTAAGTTCAAGATTTCAGGCATAGGGCCAGAGGCGATTAAGATCCTGCTTAAAGCTTATGGCGATTATGCCAAAGGTGATTTGGTGAATGAGTTAACCTCAGGACAAAAGTCGACCTTAACCACAGTGAACGGCAAAGCCGGAGATATTAAAACCGCCATTGCCGCCATAGTTGCCGGTAGAGCACCGCCTCCGGCAGCGCCTCCAACAGCTCCGGCGGCTCCTGCTCCTGCGGCAACAGCTCCAGCAGATACAAGCGCACCTGCAACAGCCACTGCGGATTAA
- a CDS encoding class I SAM-dependent methyltransferase — protein sequence MTNLRLCYQTIEFGKTDIHLCTLRNKQEFHDPEGIAKALGISSAAWPVFGIVWPSSLVLAHHISNYDIGFKRVLEIGCGTALSSLLLNKRHVDITATDHHPEVEAFLTRNSALNGDALIPFERTGWGDSNDNLGRFDLIIGSDLLYEDEHIGLLSNFIREHSNPECEVIIVDPGRGRKNKLAKKLLELGYISTFSKPENTDYLDSDFKGYILNFVRTG from the coding sequence ATGACAAACCTGCGCTTATGTTACCAAACCATTGAGTTTGGAAAAACAGATATTCATCTTTGCACGCTTCGGAATAAGCAAGAATTTCACGACCCTGAAGGCATTGCTAAAGCATTGGGAATTTCTTCAGCTGCATGGCCTGTTTTTGGCATTGTTTGGCCATCAAGCTTGGTTCTGGCACACCATATTTCTAACTATGACATCGGCTTTAAACGTGTTCTGGAAATTGGATGTGGTACGGCCCTCAGCAGTTTACTGCTCAATAAACGGCACGTGGATATTACGGCAACTGATCACCATCCAGAAGTCGAGGCCTTTCTCACTAGAAACTCGGCGCTTAATGGAGACGCGCTTATTCCTTTTGAGAGAACGGGCTGGGGGGATAGCAATGATAATTTAGGTCGCTTTGATTTAATAATTGGTAGTGATTTATTGTATGAGGACGAGCATATCGGATTACTTTCAAATTTCATTCGAGAGCACTCAAACCCAGAATGCGAAGTGATAATTGTGGATCCTGGCCGAGGAAGAAAAAATAAGCTCGCAAAAAAACTGCTTGAACTTGGCTATATATCTACCTTTTCTAAACCTGAAAATACAGATTATCTGGACAGTGATTTTAAAGGTTATATTCTAAATTTTGTGCGTACCGGATAG
- a CDS encoding SymE family type I addiction module toxin — MAEYHHTPDSVSAKVKYPRYRKLTIQETICDSAVKIRGTGINYVPVNLEPCIILKGKWLKKAGFSIGQKVCVTINLGEVLITPKLAAENQTSLQQATEVETKQ; from the coding sequence ATGGCTGAATATCATCATACGCCAGACTCGGTCTCGGCAAAAGTAAAATATCCCCGCTACCGAAAGCTAACCATACAGGAAACCATTTGCGACTCGGCAGTGAAAATCCGCGGCACAGGCATTAACTATGTACCTGTTAATCTTGAACCTTGTATTATTCTCAAGGGAAAATGGCTGAAAAAGGCCGGCTTCTCTATCGGGCAAAAAGTTTGTGTGACCATCAACCTGGGCGAAGTACTTATCACCCCTAAACTAGCAGCGGAAAATCAAACCAGTCTACAACAAGCAACTGAGGTGGAAACAAAGCAATAA